DNA sequence from the Primulina tabacum isolate GXHZ01 unplaced genomic scaffold, ASM2559414v2 Contig767, whole genome shotgun sequence genome:
TCATGTACAAAACATCCTTTATTCAAATTTGTTTCTTATGAAAAGatttctttttttattgttttcactTCAAAAGTGTCCAATGCAGAAAATCTAAAAAACGTATGTGAAGCTCTTAAAATTCCAAAGTTGAAAGATGCATTGCTTGAGGAGACAACACTTGGATTGCAGTGACACTACCAAGTGAAAACAACCTTTAATTGTAAATGGATTTTCACGATAACACACGACTATGGCCGTTCATTGGAGAGATATCAGGAGTGACTTGTAGTCAAAGGTTTCACACAAACTCATGGTGTAGATCACTTTGAAACCTTTGCACCAATTGTAAAACTTACCACGGTGTTGGTCCTTTTGCTAATGGCAGCTAACTTGAATGGCCTCTTCAACAACTTCATGTAAAGAATGTATCTCTTAATGGCGATCAAGAAGAAAAAGTAAACTAAAGCGTTCAAACTAGAAAAAACTCTATATAGGCTTATATAGTATCCGAGAGCTTCGTCTGAAAAATTGACTCGGTCTGTAGAGTAGCACGGATATCAGCAAGGACAGACTTATTGTACATAATGGCAAAATTCAAATGTTAATTATATAAGTCGATGACATTATTTTTACATGAGATGTAGATGTAAAACTAAAGAGAACTACGCAAATGTATTTAAAATTAAGGAATTGGGGGCATTGAGACTTTATGGGAATGAAAATTGCAAAACAAGAAATTGTTGTTTCTCAGTGTAAATACATATTAGATCTATTGAAGAGTTCTGGGATGGTGGTCACGGAGCGAAGCTTTTGAGGACATTGGCGAGTGTCCTTACCCAGTTTTGCTAGCAAATTGGACTAGATCTATCACTGACAGAAGATCTACCTCGGGATATAACACCTTTGTTTGGGTAAGTCAATGACATGGTGGAATTAGGAGAGTGATGTCATTAGATGTAGTGCAAAGGCTGAATTCAATGTTATGGTCCAAAGAGTCTTTGAAGTTCTTTGGTTAAAGAGAGTCCTCGAAAAGTTCCAAAGAATAATAGAAAGCATTTGAGATTATACTATGCCAACAAAGCAGCAATAAGTATTGTCCAAAAACCAATTCAACATGATAAGACAAAGCACAAAGATGGTCACTTTATAAAGGAGAAAAATGAAGTTGGAACTATATGTTGTCATTCATGTAATGAAGGAAAAAAACCAAAAACACTCACTGTGACTAAGAAGTTGTGTCAGTTATACTCTTCACTAAATTGTTTAAGCCAAAGAAATATTACATTTACAGAACAAAATAAAAAGAGAAATAAGATGTTGTGTTTATACCATATTTCACCATATTGTTTCACAAGTAGAAATATTATGAAACAAAAATATGTGAACTGGGAGAGTAAAGGACATACCTGCAAAGAAGTAATCTTGGAGGGACATAGTGAGGTCTCTTTACAAACTGTAAAGATTAAAAACACTCTTATAACAAAGTAAGATATGAATGAAGAACACAAACGGCTTGAACATTATGGTCCAGTGGCAATAAACATGAGGCAGGGAGCACTTGCTTACATTCAGTAAGTGAACCCTCGGTGAGTAGGTTTGACGTATTTTCTGGTGGAAGTCTCgtatttcataaaatatattgAATTCAGGGAATGCCACTAGTTCCTGATTGAAGATATTGACCAACAATAATGAGCAATTGCAATTAAAAGCTGTGAAAGTGATTGTGGTAAAGAAATAGTTTACACCATTAAAATTTTGCGTGTATATTCTGAAATCTATCATTGCAATCAAGGATACATGGATCATACTTTTATGTATTCAACCATAGATGAATCAGCACCAATGGTAAGTTGTTGGAGAAGTAATACAGCTCGGGATGATGTAGTTACGGATAGCTTCTTATTAGATCCACAAGGGATGTAACATGCGACCGACTCTGACACTAAAAACTATAAAGTGAAACAACTAAGtcaccataaatcataaaacattatCAGCATAAATATAAAACATTAAATGAACAAAAGAGATTAAAATATGTTGTTGCCTGAAGTTGTTCACCAAGCACTCTGATAGTCTCCCCTGATGGGTAATCTCTTGATATATTGAGCAGCGTAGAAATTATACAACAACATTGATCAAGTAAACAGTCGCAACCAATGAATTGACCAATCAAATTGAGAAGGTAACTGTTCAGAAAATTAACACCAACCATTGCAAGATCACATGATATAAGAAGCCCCATGAGAGTTCAACTAGTATCCAAATTAAAGTCAATTGTACCCTCTGACTCTATTCTAAAGAAACTCCTccaagtattttaaaaaactCTTTTACAAGTGAAGAATATCATACTTAAGACCACATAACACACTGAAAATTGCAATCAACAGAGCTAAGTTATAAACGACCATTAAGACTCCATTAATCTTAAAATTGTATTcagaaaaatatgataaaatgttCTTTGTATCGACAAACATATCATGGTATAATACGACTCAACATTAACAAAAAATTTCGATAAAAATGCAACATATTTATATGCCTCCCAAACAGCAAAATAATGGAGTAGAGTAATTCCTAATATTTATATCACAGCAATACTCACTTAAAAGTACTAGGAAT
Encoded proteins:
- the LOC142534972 gene encoding serine/threonine-protein kinase ATM-like — its product is MQPFGLALRCSSICLGIELYLLNLIGQFIGCDCLLDQCCCIISTLLNISRDYPSGETIRVLGEQLQFLVSESVACYIPCGSNKKLSVTTSSRAVLLLQQLTIGADSSMVEYIKELVAFPEFNIFYEIRDFHQKIRQTYSPRVHLLNFVKRPHYVPPRLLLCRSTQKVLIWSLCG